A single window of Parabacteroides sp. FAFU027 DNA harbors:
- a CDS encoding toxin-antitoxin system YwqK family antitoxin, whose protein sequence is MKQVIFIVILIISSISCNNSNKRNISKEKNKRSNIDLRKFAENRIFPIIFDTNQYVDITPDSNIIDGTYIGIYKDSIIAFTGKYRNKKPEGLFHFYAPNGKLKETRIYEHGLEHGPVTFWNENGELEECLTYVNGKEEGYHYTWWNYNTIRSKSYYKSGKYEGQVINYYRNGAIDHLCNYHNNIRNGLSIDYYPNGKIEQVGYYMNDYQIGTWKSYYRNGQLKSLNYYAKSVGRKELEYIKSFHKRMCMGEATLPIGIWVQYDSLGNILTKTYYDKLFTLRREDEFFPTGQLHFRSYYNGEVPYMCSRNPGYRVNNGLYEEYFPNGEIRIRGYYTNNSKSGCWKTYDKAGKVIKIEDFGSSPK, encoded by the coding sequence ATGAAACAAGTAATATTTATTGTGATACTCATAATTAGCTCTATTTCCTGCAACAACTCTAACAAGCGAAATATCTCTAAAGAAAAGAATAAACGTTCAAATATTGATCTTAGAAAATTTGCTGAAAATAGAATATTCCCGATAATATTTGATACGAATCAATACGTCGATATAACACCTGATTCCAATATTATCGATGGAACTTATATTGGAATATATAAGGATAGCATCATAGCATTTACCGGAAAATATCGAAACAAAAAACCGGAAGGTTTATTTCATTTTTACGCTCCAAATGGGAAGCTAAAAGAAACACGAATTTACGAACATGGATTAGAACATGGACCTGTAACATTTTGGAATGAAAATGGAGAACTAGAGGAATGTCTAACATATGTTAATGGAAAAGAAGAAGGTTATCATTATACATGGTGGAATTATAATACAATAAGAAGCAAATCATATTATAAGAGTGGTAAATATGAAGGACAAGTAATTAATTACTATCGCAACGGGGCAATTGATCACTTATGCAATTACCATAATAATATTCGAAATGGTCTAAGTATTGATTATTACCCAAATGGAAAGATCGAGCAAGTAGGATATTATATGAACGATTATCAGATAGGTACATGGAAGTCATATTATAGAAATGGACAACTCAAATCGTTGAATTATTATGCCAAATCAGTTGGTAGAAAAGAGCTAGAATATATAAAATCATTCCATAAAAGGATGTGTATGGGAGAAGCTACTTTGCCTATTGGTATATGGGTCCAATATGATAGTCTGGGTAATATCTTGACCAAAACATACTACGATAAATTATTTACTTTAAGAAGGGAAGATGAGTTTTTTCCTACAGGTCAACTTCATTTTAGATCATATTATAATGGTGAAGTTCCTTATATGTGTAGTCGAAATCCCGGATACAGAGTTAATAACGGTCTTTATGAAGAATATTTTCCGAATGGTGAGATTAGAATAAGAGGTTATTACACTAATAATAGTAAATCTGGTTGTTGGAAGACTTATGATAAAGCAGGAAAAGTGATTAAAATTGAAGATTTTGGGAGTTCCCCAAAATGA
- a CDS encoding YdeI/OmpD-associated family protein gives MDEQFKLLTDNNYILEKFPGKGGWTYAAIPEIAPDKKSWFNWVKVRGCIDSYEFSNYHLMPMGNGMLFLPVKAEIRKKIKKEAGDSVHVILYAEEIPLEIPENLRLCLEDEPDARRFFDQLTDNEQQAYIDWISSAKREDLQIERMAQTINRLVMGLKMVEKGK, from the coding sequence ATGGATGAACAATTCAAACTTCTGACCGATAATAACTATATCCTGGAGAAATTTCCCGGGAAAGGCGGCTGGACCTATGCCGCTATTCCTGAAATCGCACCCGATAAGAAGTCGTGGTTCAACTGGGTAAAGGTAAGAGGTTGCATTGATAGTTACGAATTCAGCAATTATCACCTGATGCCGATGGGAAACGGTATGCTCTTTCTGCCCGTGAAAGCCGAAATCAGGAAGAAGATTAAGAAAGAAGCGGGTGATTCCGTACATGTCATACTTTATGCCGAAGAAATTCCCCTCGAAATACCGGAAAACCTGCGCCTCTGTCTGGAAGATGAACCCGATGCCCGGAGATTCTTTGACCAACTCACAGACAATGAACAACAGGCCTATATCGATTGGATCAGTTCGGCCAAGCGGGAAGATCTGCAAATCGAACGAATGGCGCAGACGATTAATCGGTTGGTAATGGGATTGAAGATGGTGGAGAAGGGGAAATGA
- a CDS encoding glycosyl hydrolase — protein MKKITLILSVILICFMSMTLRAEDDLKRNFQTPPESAKPWVFWYWMQAAVTKEAITADLESLKQNGIAGVYLMPIYGKTDPPLIAHPIEQLTPEWWQMVKFSMTEADRLGLKVAMHVSDGFALAGGPWITPELSMQKVVSSKTFIVGGKPIRKALAQPETIENYYKDIAVYAYPTPTKATQTTLNVIPKVTTSVADADASFLVKEGNKETFKGGTSCWIQYAFEKPFTCRQVKIFTGGNNYQAQRPTIQVSDDGKTFRTIARLQAPRHGWQDTDADNTYAIPSTTAKYFRFVYDVNGTEPGSEDLDAAKWKPTIKLKGIMLSGEPVIHQYEGKAGEIWRVASRTTSAQLPDSLCVPVSKLIDISAFVKDGVLDWKAPAGNWTILRIGHTSTGHTNATGGGGKGLECDKFNPDAIRLQFDKWYGEAARVAGPELAKRVLSIFHVDSWECGSQNWSPYFREEFKKRRGYDIYNYLPVMAGVPVGSAELSENVLNDVRQTIAELIVDIFYVTLKQESAKLGVAFTAESVCPTMTSDGMLHYDKVDVPMGEFWLNSPTHDKPNDMLDAISGAHIYGKKIIQAEGFTELRLEWNEYPAMLKALQDRNYALGVNKLVYHVSMLNPWPDRKPGMTLGGVGLCFQRDQVWWKPGKAWVDYASRCQTLLQTGDPVVDIAVFTGENTPRRSLLPDRLVSLLPGIFGADRVAAEKVRLANVGQPQRIRPVGVGHSANMADPENWTDPLRGYAYDSFNKDALLRLATVKDGKIVLPGSASYSVLVVPGAHPMNPDSDYMSVEVAQKLLQLKKEGATILFGATPKFVLNGLNPAKDDVELRAAIAQLTSGNVGKDKLLALPYTDNTFDKINLPQDVIAHEGGSSVQAQKIAWTHRRDKDTDIYFISNQQEKARTLNLSLRVAGKVPELFDAVTGENADAAEWKFEYGRTLLPIKLDASGSIFIVLRRKADAGQTAAIAPAPKAPVEQPITGNWQVTFDSTLGGPKAPVTFTALTDWSLHADSCIRYYSGAACYAISFTHKVKVKAGEKLFLDLGEVNNIASVKVNGIDCGVAWTAPYRVDITRAVQKGKNALEIEVTNTWTNRMIGDQRLPEALRIAKTNAAFRLEGKPLLKAGLTGIVKLIKE, from the coding sequence ATGAAAAAAATCACATTGATCCTGTCAGTAATCCTTATCTGTTTTATGTCAATGACATTGCGTGCAGAGGATGATCTTAAAAGGAATTTCCAAACGCCACCGGAATCAGCAAAACCATGGGTATTCTGGTACTGGATGCAGGCAGCCGTGACCAAAGAGGCCATTACCGCCGATCTGGAATCGCTTAAGCAAAACGGCATCGCTGGTGTTTACCTGATGCCGATCTATGGCAAGACTGATCCGCCGTTAATTGCGCATCCGATTGAGCAGTTGACTCCCGAATGGTGGCAGATGGTGAAGTTCTCCATGACCGAAGCTGACCGCTTGGGGCTGAAAGTGGCCATGCACGTGAGTGATGGTTTCGCATTGGCCGGTGGTCCGTGGATTACTCCGGAGCTCTCGATGCAAAAGGTTGTTTCATCGAAGACCTTCATCGTCGGTGGTAAGCCTATCCGTAAAGCCCTTGCACAGCCCGAGACTATTGAAAACTATTATAAAGACATTGCGGTCTATGCCTATCCGACTCCTACTAAAGCGACTCAGACTACCCTGAACGTCATACCGAAAGTAACGACAAGCGTGGCTGATGCTGATGCATCTTTTTTAGTAAAAGAAGGCAATAAAGAGACCTTCAAAGGTGGCACCTCATGTTGGATTCAATACGCTTTCGAGAAACCGTTCACCTGTCGTCAGGTGAAGATATTTACCGGAGGAAATAACTATCAGGCACAGCGCCCGACCATCCAGGTGAGTGATGATGGCAAAACTTTCCGTACCATTGCCCGTTTGCAGGCACCCCGTCACGGCTGGCAGGATACCGATGCCGACAATACCTATGCAATACCTTCGACTACGGCCAAATATTTCCGCTTTGTATATGATGTGAACGGCACTGAACCCGGTTCTGAAGACCTGGATGCTGCTAAGTGGAAACCGACTATCAAGCTGAAAGGCATAATGCTCTCAGGTGAACCTGTCATTCACCAATATGAAGGAAAAGCCGGTGAGATCTGGCGCGTGGCTTCCCGTACTACTTCGGCTCAATTGCCCGATTCGTTGTGCGTGCCGGTGAGTAAACTGATTGATATTTCCGCTTTTGTAAAAGACGGAGTCCTTGACTGGAAAGCTCCTGCGGGCAACTGGACTATCCTCCGCATCGGCCACACCTCTACCGGCCATACCAATGCGACCGGTGGTGGCGGTAAAGGTCTCGAATGTGATAAATTCAATCCCGATGCCATCCGTCTGCAATTTGACAAATGGTACGGAGAAGCGGCTCGCGTTGCGGGACCGGAGCTTGCCAAACGGGTATTATCTATCTTCCATGTCGATAGTTGGGAATGTGGTAGTCAGAACTGGTCTCCTTATTTCCGTGAAGAGTTTAAGAAACGTCGTGGTTATGATATTTACAATTATCTGCCGGTGATGGCGGGTGTTCCTGTCGGTAGTGCAGAGTTGTCGGAGAATGTGCTGAACGATGTTCGTCAAACCATAGCCGAACTCATTGTCGATATATTTTATGTGACGTTGAAACAAGAATCCGCAAAACTGGGCGTTGCTTTCACAGCCGAAAGCGTTTGTCCGACGATGACCAGCGATGGCATGCTGCATTACGATAAAGTAGATGTGCCAATGGGTGAATTTTGGCTCAATAGTCCGACTCATGATAAGCCCAACGATATGCTCGATGCCATTTCCGGCGCTCATATTTATGGCAAAAAAATAATTCAGGCGGAAGGTTTTACCGAATTGCGCCTCGAATGGAACGAATATCCTGCCATGCTGAAGGCTTTGCAGGACCGCAATTACGCTTTGGGCGTAAATAAACTGGTCTATCACGTGTCGATGCTCAATCCGTGGCCGGATCGTAAGCCGGGGATGACACTCGGAGGCGTTGGTCTTTGCTTTCAACGTGACCAAGTCTGGTGGAAGCCGGGCAAAGCATGGGTGGATTATGCCTCCCGTTGCCAGACGTTGCTGCAAACCGGTGATCCTGTAGTCGATATTGCTGTATTTACCGGTGAAAACACACCAAGAAGATCATTATTGCCTGATCGTTTGGTAAGCTTGTTGCCGGGTATTTTCGGTGCTGATCGGGTAGCTGCGGAGAAAGTCCGTCTGGCTAATGTCGGTCAGCCGCAACGCATTCGTCCTGTAGGGGTTGGTCATTCCGCTAATATGGCCGATCCGGAGAACTGGACCGATCCGTTGCGTGGTTATGCTTACGACTCGTTCAACAAAGATGCGCTGCTTCGCCTGGCTACCGTGAAGGATGGCAAGATTGTTTTGCCGGGCAGTGCTTCTTACAGCGTATTGGTAGTTCCGGGCGCTCATCCGATGAATCCTGATTCCGATTATATGTCTGTCGAGGTGGCGCAAAAGCTGCTCCAGTTAAAGAAAGAGGGCGCTACGATTCTCTTTGGAGCGACTCCGAAATTTGTTCTCAATGGATTGAATCCGGCAAAAGATGATGTTGAGTTACGTGCAGCGATTGCTCAGTTAACTTCGGGTAATGTTGGCAAAGACAAACTGCTTGCTTTACCTTATACCGATAATACATTTGACAAAATCAATCTTCCACAGGATGTAATTGCTCATGAAGGCGGTTCTTCTGTTCAGGCTCAGAAAATTGCCTGGACCCACCGCCGTGATAAAGACACAGATATTTACTTTATCTCCAACCAGCAAGAGAAAGCACGCACATTGAATCTCTCATTGCGTGTTGCAGGTAAAGTGCCGGAACTTTTTGATGCTGTGACTGGTGAAAATGCCGATGCTGCGGAGTGGAAGTTTGAATACGGTCGCACTCTGTTGCCGATTAAGCTAGATGCCAGTGGTTCTATCTTCATTGTACTGCGTCGCAAGGCTGATGCGGGACAAACGGCTGCTATTGCTCCTGCTCCAAAAGCACCTGTAGAGCAACCGATCACCGGTAACTGGCAAGTGACCTTCGATTCAACGTTGGGTGGCCCGAAAGCTCCGGTGACATTCACCGCATTGACCGACTGGAGCCTGCATGCTGACAGCTGTATCCGTTATTACTCGGGAGCGGCTTGCTATGCGATCTCATTTACCCATAAAGTGAAGGTGAAAGCCGGCGAAAAACTGTTTCTCGATCTCGGTGAGGTGAATAATATTGCATCTGTAAAAGTAAATGGCATAGATTGCGGCGTTGCCTGGACTGCTCCTTACCGGGTAGATATCACCCGTGCGGTACAAAAAGGTAAAAACGCTCTGGAAATCGAAGTAACCAACACCTGGACCAACCGGATGATTGGAGATCAACGTCTGCCGGAAGCTCTGCGTATTGCCAAAACTAATGCTGCTTTCCGTCTTGAAGGCAAACCGCTGCTCAAAGCGGGGCTCACCGGAATAGTAAAACTGATTAAAGAGTAA
- a CDS encoding SRPBCC family protein yields MFALQIILAVLLSLVALVYIIALFSRKEYVVERTVIIKRPKDEVFDYVKLLKNQEFYTVWSKMDVNMQREYLGTDGTVGAIMKWNSKVKKVGVGEQEIHALNEGKSIDWELRFLKPFRSTSRVYMLIESVSENETKVCWGFDGRMGYPQNVMLLMMNMEQLLGKDLQTGLDNLKKVLES; encoded by the coding sequence ATGTTTGCATTACAAATTATCCTGGCCGTATTGCTCAGCCTTGTAGCATTGGTGTATATTATTGCTCTTTTCTCGCGCAAAGAGTATGTCGTGGAGCGCACCGTCATCATCAAACGTCCGAAAGATGAGGTGTTTGACTATGTCAAGCTATTGAAAAACCAGGAATTCTACACCGTCTGGTCAAAAATGGATGTAAATATGCAGCGCGAGTATCTGGGTACAGATGGCACAGTAGGAGCCATCATGAAATGGAACAGCAAAGTTAAAAAAGTGGGTGTCGGTGAGCAGGAAATTCATGCCCTGAATGAGGGCAAGAGCATTGACTGGGAATTGCGGTTTCTTAAACCGTTCCGCTCTACCAGCCGGGTGTATATGCTTATCGAATCTGTCTCTGAAAATGAGACGAAAGTCTGCTGGGGATTTGACGGAAGGATGGGTTATCCCCAAAATGTGATGCTGCTTATGATGAATATGGAGCAGTTGTTAGGGAAAGACCTGCAAACTGGTCTCGATAATCTGAAAAAGGTACTGGAATCGTAA
- a CDS encoding GNAT family N-acetyltransferase has translation MIHLEPFDRQDYDRLISWIASEEEMVQFSGPVFTWPVTHEQLEIYRKTPNRLIYRVVEVESNEVIGHAELNHIDTKNKSARICRILIGEERYRNRGFGKAIVRALIHIGFDDLRLHRLDLGVYDFNQPAIKCYQDCGLEIEGLLRENIRVGNSYWSTYNMSILNKR, from the coding sequence ATGATACACCTTGAACCCTTTGACCGACAAGATTACGATAGATTGATCAGTTGGATTGCATCGGAAGAAGAAATGGTACAATTCAGCGGTCCGGTTTTCACGTGGCCGGTGACGCATGAGCAGTTGGAGATCTACCGAAAGACACCAAACCGGTTAATCTATCGGGTGGTTGAGGTCGAATCAAATGAAGTGATCGGTCATGCCGAACTCAATCATATCGACACGAAGAACAAATCGGCACGCATCTGCCGCATTCTGATAGGAGAGGAGCGATACCGTAACCGCGGCTTCGGCAAAGCCATTGTCCGGGCGTTGATTCATATCGGATTTGATGATTTGCGACTGCACCGTCTCGATCTTGGCGTGTATGACTTCAATCAACCGGCCATCAAGTGCTATCAGGATTGCGGATTAGAGATTGAAGGGTTGCTACGTGAGAATATAAGGGTGGGGAACAGCTATTGGTCAACTTATAATATGAGTATTTTGAATAAGAGGTAA